GTACTTCCAGCTCGCGAATACGCGCGACAAAGCGATTTTACCGCACGCTTgtaggaaaactttttttcactttCCTTTTACCGTTTTTCGGCTTTCTCTTATTTCTAAGAATCTTCTGTCCGGTTTTGAAAAACCGCAccagttttttgaaaaactgcaTGTCCAGCAAATGAATCTTGGTTAAATCTGCTTCTTTGGGCAAACAGTGGGTGTTGACCAATGGGGGATTCGTGGTCCCCAACTTGATCTTGTGCTCGTTCAAAATGTGTTCGTTGAACTCGCAGATAGTCAGTCTTAAGATACTTTTGGTTTTCTCGTAAATGTCTCTTCGGGCCGTCAAGTTGAAATCATGAGTCGTCGAGATTTTCGTCTCCTTCAGCTGGTCCAAAAAGACATACAGCTCAATCATGGAGAGATGGAACTTCTGATAGGCCTGGAATGGAGAGAggatttaacattttcttcaaGAAATCCATAATTGATGATCTGAAGGATTCGGTTTTGCGAGATACTTACGATAGTTATGTTTGGCGCCGCGTTGACGCGCTTTATCAGCTTATTTAGTTTGGGGCAGCTGCCCTTTCCTGAGATGACTTTAATGTGATTCTGTAACAGAAAAATCGATTATTGAACTCAGAAGACGCTGTCAATGgcatacatttaaattaattttactaattaataGAAACCCAATTGATAATGGCACACGGATTCCGACTGTGGAAACAGCTTAAAATCATAGCAATGTGGAAACAACGAAAAAGTGTATCCTCATTTTTAGAAACCTCTTGTCTTGGATTTAAAGTAATTAGAATTAGCTATGAGGAGGCACGTGGTTTATTACGGCTTACTCACGTATTCTCAGACCCTGACCCTGACGAGAATTTGTGTTCATTTTCGTATTCttcgaatgtttttttttaatttctgatcTTCATTTGCCTCAGAACGACTGAAAGTTCTACGATGCTGCCCCTCACGAAGACACAGACGATCTACGCTAATACCGCAAGtactcaaaaatttatttctgatgTCCTGATTCGTTTTA
This DNA window, taken from Euwallacea similis isolate ESF13 chromosome 5, ESF131.1, whole genome shotgun sequence, encodes the following:
- the LOC136408836 gene encoding uncharacterized protein isoform X2 gives rise to the protein MASCARIIAIVLLALGFTQAAPQSGFDLWSNPCSSHVVLRHPRSTAEQELKFLITTLKKDMFKDLKYLYPKNHIKVISGKGSCPKLNKLIKRVNAAPNITIAYQKFHLSMIELYVFLDQLKETKISTTHDFNLTARRDIYEKTKSILRLTICEFNEHILNEHKIKLGTTNPPLVNTHCLPKEADLTKIHLLDMQFFKKLVRFFKTGQKILRNKRKPKNGKRKVKKSFPTSVR
- the LOC136408836 gene encoding uncharacterized protein isoform X1; amino-acid sequence: MAGEFSGGRVLRTQASCARIIAIVLLALGFTQAAPQSGFDLWSNPCSSHVVLRHPRSTAEQELKFLITTLKKDMFKDLKYLYPKNHIKVISGKGSCPKLNKLIKRVNAAPNITIAYQKFHLSMIELYVFLDQLKETKISTTHDFNLTARRDIYEKTKSILRLTICEFNEHILNEHKIKLGTTNPPLVNTHCLPKEADLTKIHLLDMQFFKKLVRFFKTGQKILRNKRKPKNGKRKVKKSFPTSVR